The Sulfolobus sp. A20 genomic interval TAGAAGGTGAATATAGTTTGATAATATGCACTGGACTGCGTGAGATACAAGAAGGTAAAATGGAGACTATTGAAATAGGAGGAAAAGATTTGATAATCACAAATATAAGGGGAAAGCTTAAGTGTTTTTCAAGGTGGTGTCCACATAAAGGTGGGGATCTGGCTTACGGTGATATTATTGGAGATAATCAGATTAGATGCTATCTTCACGGTTACGTTTATGATCTGAATTCAGGGAAACCAGTGATGATACCTTACGTTAATGATTATGGGAAATGGAAGGAGACGTCTAACTTGGAAATATATGATGTAATTATAAAGGCGGGTGAA includes:
- a CDS encoding Rieske (2Fe-2S) protein — its product is MIICTGLREIQEGKMETIEIGGKDLIITNIRGKLKCFSRWCPHKGGDLAYGDIIGDNQIRCYLHGYVYDLNSGKPVMIPYVNDYGKWKETSNLEIYDVIIKAGEICVEII